One window of the Podospora pseudopauciseta strain CBS 411.78 chromosome 4, whole genome shotgun sequence genome contains the following:
- a CDS encoding hypothetical protein (COG:S; EggNog:ENOG503NWUB) — MSVLLTLGRLSRRAEALRCAGCPSNLLHGCIRSSHPPSRTFSSHTQSPLRLGQYRHRSWRQRPHSPKLASAGASGLAAAAFVELSEKDNEGPRDTGEKRMLEVSRDEIKKKISDSDTGLTRMRHQIVLFLDLYIWEPICTGFRFLQLVTIFVPVILTVPAIWIGNRRADRDNERTGTLWWYGFLVQAMEWAGPAFIKLGQWAASRSDVFPDELCAIMSKLHADAPAHSFHATKQIVRAAFGGCEFEEIFEEFDDKPLGVGAIAQVYRAKLKPGLTVPVDVDEGDTPEDLRRHVYKNVESVLKLSPKRVPSSYVAVKVLHPGVERTVRRDLRIMWFFATILNSIPTIEWLSLPDEVDQFGEMMKLQLDLRIEAANLSRFRKNFKERTTASFPFPYAEFCTRNVLIEEFAHGIPLADFMANGGGVFQQAIASEGLDAFLRMLLLDNFVHADLHPGNIMVRFYETERPSLRLRQMHDSHEPQSEGDVTEQVLARLRPFRNNKEQWVAELSKMDREGFRPHLIFIDTGLVTELNETNRRNFLDLFRAVAEFDGYKAGHLMCERCRQPDAVLDKEVFALKMQHLVLGVKSRTLALGNVKIGDILQEVLNMVRQHHVRLEGDFVNVVISILLLEGIGRSLNPDVDLLSSSLPILRQLGAQSGKDMVKEGDFSMLMVWVGLETRRFMQASIEDVERCVKYDLLSPNV; from the exons ATGAGTGTGCTTCTCACCCTTGGCCGCCTTTCCCGCCGCGCGGAGGCTTTAAGATGTGCCGGCTGTCCTTCTAATCTTCTGCACGGCTGTATACGATCATCACACCCACCTTCCCGTACATTTTCTTCGCATACACAGTCCCCATTACGTCTGGGACAATACCGTCATCGTTCATGGCGACAACGTCCTCACTCTCCAAAGCTAGCTTCAGCTGGTGCCAGCGGCTTGGCCGCTGCAGCATTTGTCGAATTGTCAGAGAAGGACAACGAAGGACCGCGGGATACCGGAGAAAAGCGCATGCTCGAGGTCTCTCGTGATGaaatcaagaagaagatctcGGACAGCGACACTGGACTAACGCGTATGCGACACCAGATTGTGTTGTTCCTCGATCTATATATATGGGAGCCAATTTGCACCGGCTTCCGCTTCCTTCAGCTTGTTACTATCTTTGTTCCAGTCATTTTGACTGTGCCAGCGATCTGGATTGGCAACCGACGGGCCGATCGTGACAATGAACGGACAGGTACGCTTTGGTGGTACGGATTTCTGGTGCAGGCTATGGAATGGGCAGGCCCAGCCTTCATCAAG CTTGGGCAATGGGCTGCTTCCAGGTCTGATGTCTTCCCCGACGAACTGTGTGCGATCATGTCGAAACTCCACGCGGATGCGCCAGCCCATTCCTTCCATGCTACCAAACAAATTGTTCGAGCTGCTTTCGGTGGCTGCGAATTTGAGGAGATTTTTGAAGAGTTCGACGACAAGCCTCTCGGTGTTGGTGCAATTGCGCAGGTGTACAGGGCCAAGCTAAAGCCTGGCCTTACTGTCCCTGTCGATGTGGATGAAGGGGACACTCCTGAAGACCTCCGCCGGCACGTCTACAAGAATGTAGAAAGCGTTCTCAAGTTATCGCCAAAACGGGTTCCTTCGTCTTATGTGGCCGTCAAAGTCCTACATCCCGGAGTCGAACGAACTGTCCGGCGGGACCTACGCATCATGTGGTTTTTCGCCACCATTTTGAACTCAATACCCACCATTGAGTGGCTCTCGCTTCCCGACGAGGTGGACCAGTTTggggagatgatgaagcTACAGTTAGATTTGCGCATCGAGGCTGCCAACCTTTCCAGATTTCGCAAGAATTTCAAAGAGAGGACGACGGCCTCTTTCCCGTTCCCATATGCCGAATTCTGCACCAGAAATGTGCTGATCGAGGAGTTTGCGCATGGTATCCCCTTGGCTGACTTTATGGCGAATGGTGGCGGGGTTTTCCAGCAAGCCATCGCCTCGGAAGGCCTCGACGCTTTCCTGCggatgctgctgttggacAACTTTGTCCACGCTGACTTGCACCCTGGAAACATCATGGTGCGCTTCTACGAGACGGAGCGGCCGAGCCTACGTTTGCGCCAGATGCACGATAGCCATGAACCTCAATCTGAAGGGGACGTGACAGAGCAGGTCCTGGCTCGCCTGCGTCCATTCCGAAACAACAAGGAGCAATGGGTAGCAGAACTAAGCAAGATGGACAGAGAGGGTTTCCGGCCGCACCTGATATTTATCGATACGGGCCTAGTGACGGAGCTCAACGAGACGAACCGACGCAACTTCCTGGACCTGTTCCGCGCCGTTGCTGAATTCGATGGCTACAAGGCTGGCCACTTGATGTGCGAGCGGTGTCGGCAGCCAGATGCCGTTTTGGACAAGGAGGTGTTTGCGCTGAAGATGCAACACTTGGTACTTGGTGTCAAGAGCCGTACTTTGGCTCTGGGAAACGTCAAGATTGGTGATATCCTGCAAGAAGTCCTGAACATGGTGCGGCAGCATCATGTCCGCCTAGAGGGAGACTTTGTCAATGTCGTCATTAGTATACTGCTGCTCGAGGGTATTGGTCGGAGCCTCAACCCCGATGTTGACCTGCTGAGCAGCTCGCTTCCCATCTTGAGACAGTTGGGTGCTCAGAGCGGGAAGGATATGGTAAAGGAAGGCGACTTCTCCATGTTGATGGTATGGGTGGGCCTGGAAACAAGAAGGTTTATGCAGGCCAGTATTGAAGAT GTTGAACGATGTGTCAAATATGACCTTTTGTCACCCAATGTCTAG